From the Myxococcaceae bacterium JPH2 genome, the window GGGTGTGTCCAGCACCGCAGGGCAGACCGCGGCCCCCCATCATAAAGTGATCTCCGCAGGCCTGACGGACGTCGGGCGCAAGCGCACGCACAACGAGGACAGCTTCCTCATTGACGATGAGCTTCAGCTCTACGTCGTGGCGGACGGCATGGGTGGGCACGCGGGTGGTGGCACCGCGTCGCGCATCGCCGTCGAGACCATCGACAAAGAGCTGCGGCGCGCCAGAGAGAGCAAGGACAACCCGTTCATCACGGTCCCCAACCTCCAGGACTCGCCCATCCCCGAGTCGCTGCGCACCGCCGTGGAGAAGGCGTGTCTGGCCATCTTCACGACGGCTCAGGAGGACGCGCGGCTGTCCGGCATGGGCACCACCGTCATCTCCTTGGTGGTCCGTGACGGCCACGCCTTCTTCGCGCACGTGGGCGACAGTCGCGCCTACCTCGTCCGTGGGGACCTCATCCAGCAGATCAGCGAGGACCACTCGCTGGTCAATGAGCAGATCAAGGCTGGGATGATTACCCCCGAGGAGGCGAAGCACTCCCGGTACAAGAACATCATCACCCGCTCCGTCGGATTCGAGGAGGAGGTGCAGGTGGACGTCATGGGCCTGGTGTCCGAGCCCGGCGACGTCTTCCTGCTGTGCTCCGACGGGTTGG encodes:
- a CDS encoding Stp1/IreP family PP2C-type Ser/Thr phosphatase translates to MSSTAGQTAAPHHKVISAGLTDVGRKRTHNEDSFLIDDELQLYVVADGMGGHAGGGTASRIAVETIDKELRRARESKDNPFITVPNLQDSPIPESLRTAVEKACLAIFTTAQEDARLSGMGTTVISLVVRDGHAFFAHVGDSRAYLVRGDLIQQISEDHSLVNEQIKAGMITPEEAKHSRYKNIITRSVGFEEEVQVDVMGLVSEPGDVFLLCSDGLANMLEDREIHEVVAQSASLDDAPKRLIELANERGGDDNITVIVVRVAA